From Strix uralensis isolate ZFMK-TIS-50842 chromosome 1, bStrUra1, whole genome shotgun sequence, a single genomic window includes:
- the LOC141948395 gene encoding uncharacterized protein LOC141948395 isoform X4: MLPAPRVSLCVSALPRLRSLRWNTGSFTRRRAVKPGAGCPPGILAGRSGGGSLRYLYLLHTVCVDVSHFKNLCSLKSLSPKDSWSSDGVGVQLCQPEQSCSMPVMCYSKKETQFPARSPGPHWAPCRTAVKFSNPSVNVDLLGMETLCKPQYLPPVSHLNHITEGAALLTVSSGPADVFRARGQTCPPKPSDKSRPLEGLHHL; the protein is encoded by the exons ATGCTGCCTGCCCCACGCGTGTCTCTGTGTGTCAGCGCCCTCCCGAGGCTCCGCTCCCTCCGCTGGAACACGGGCAGCTTCACCCGGAGAAGGGCTGTAAAACCAGGGGCAGGGTGCCCGCCTGGAATTCTTGCAGGACGCTCCGGGGGGGGGTCTCTAAGGTACCTTTATCTGCTTCACACTGTCTGCGTGGACGTAAGCCACTTTAAAAATTTATG CTCGCTGAAGTCCTTATCCCCAAAGGACAGCTGGTCATCAGACGGTGTCGGCGTGCAACTGTGCCAGCCTGAACAGTCTTGTTCAATGCCCGTCATGTGTTACTCCAAAAAAGAGACGCAGTTCCCAGCCAGGTCACCCGGCCCCCACTGGGCACCCTGCCGTACGGCAGTGAAATTCTCGAATCCTTCAGTGAATGTCGACCTGCTGGGCATGGAAACCCTGTGTAAGCCCCAATATCTGCCACCCGTGTCACACCTAAACCACATCACGGAGGGTGCAGCTTTACTTACAGTGTCTTCAGGACCTGCAGATGTGTTCAGAGCTCGTGGTCAGACCTGTCCCCCAAAACCAAGCGACAAGAGCCGTCCCCTGGAAG GTCTTCACCACCTTTGA
- the LOC141948395 gene encoding uncharacterized protein LOC141948395 isoform X3: protein MLPAPRVSLCVSALPRLRSLRWNTGSFTRRRAVKPGAGCPPGILAGRSGGGSLRYLYLLHTVCVDVSHFKNLCSLKSLSPKDSWSSDGVGVQLCQPEQSCSMPVMCYSKKETQFPARSPGPHWAPCRTAVKFSNPSVNVDLLGMETLCKPQYLPPVSHLNHITEGAALLTVSSGPADVFRARGQTCPPKPSDKSRPLEVLPLTGPGIL from the exons ATGCTGCCTGCCCCACGCGTGTCTCTGTGTGTCAGCGCCCTCCCGAGGCTCCGCTCCCTCCGCTGGAACACGGGCAGCTTCACCCGGAGAAGGGCTGTAAAACCAGGGGCAGGGTGCCCGCCTGGAATTCTTGCAGGACGCTCCGGGGGGGGGTCTCTAAGGTACCTTTATCTGCTTCACACTGTCTGCGTGGACGTAAGCCACTTTAAAAATTTATG CTCGCTGAAGTCCTTATCCCCAAAGGACAGCTGGTCATCAGACGGTGTCGGCGTGCAACTGTGCCAGCCTGAACAGTCTTGTTCAATGCCCGTCATGTGTTACTCCAAAAAAGAGACGCAGTTCCCAGCCAGGTCACCCGGCCCCCACTGGGCACCCTGCCGTACGGCAGTGAAATTCTCGAATCCTTCAGTGAATGTCGACCTGCTGGGCATGGAAACCCTGTGTAAGCCCCAATATCTGCCACCCGTGTCACACCTAAACCACATCACGGAGGGTGCAGCTTTACTTACAGTGTCTTCAGGACCTGCAGATGTGTTCAGAGCTCGTGGTCAGACCTGTCCCCCAAAACCAAGCGACAAGAGCCGTCCCCTGGAAG
- the LOC141948395 gene encoding uncharacterized protein LOC141948395 isoform X1 — protein sequence MLPAPRVSLCVSALPRLRSLRWNTGSFTRRRAVKPGAGCPPGILAGRSGGGSLRYLYLLHTVCVDVSHFKNLCSLKSLSPKDSWSSDGVGVQLCQPEQSCSMPVMCYSKKETQFPARSPGPHWAPCRTAVKFSNPSVNVDLLGMETLCKPQYLPPVSHLNHITEGAALLTVSSGPADVFRARGQTCPPKPSDKSRPLEGRSRSAMIFSFNSQKPGTALEC from the exons ATGCTGCCTGCCCCACGCGTGTCTCTGTGTGTCAGCGCCCTCCCGAGGCTCCGCTCCCTCCGCTGGAACACGGGCAGCTTCACCCGGAGAAGGGCTGTAAAACCAGGGGCAGGGTGCCCGCCTGGAATTCTTGCAGGACGCTCCGGGGGGGGGTCTCTAAGGTACCTTTATCTGCTTCACACTGTCTGCGTGGACGTAAGCCACTTTAAAAATTTATG CTCGCTGAAGTCCTTATCCCCAAAGGACAGCTGGTCATCAGACGGTGTCGGCGTGCAACTGTGCCAGCCTGAACAGTCTTGTTCAATGCCCGTCATGTGTTACTCCAAAAAAGAGACGCAGTTCCCAGCCAGGTCACCCGGCCCCCACTGGGCACCCTGCCGTACGGCAGTGAAATTCTCGAATCCTTCAGTGAATGTCGACCTGCTGGGCATGGAAACCCTGTGTAAGCCCCAATATCTGCCACCCGTGTCACACCTAAACCACATCACGGAGGGTGCAGCTTTACTTACAGTGTCTTCAGGACCTGCAGATGTGTTCAGAGCTCGTGGTCAGACCTGTCCCCCAAAACCAAGCGACAAGAGCCGTCCCCTGGAAG GAAGAAGCAGGAGCGCAATGATCTTTTCATTCAACAGCCAGAAGCCAGGAACGGCACTTGAGTGCTGA
- the CEBPD gene encoding CCAAT/enhancer-binding protein delta, producing MSAAALYTLDSPACYKSWCLEPANFYDAKVGSGGGPGPACKPGGRGGCGMSGEEAAGGGLGGSGTNLAELSAAAPAMYEDESAIDFSSYIDSMSAVPNLELCNDELFADLFNSNHKPERGGDYGEYLPPGGGAGRDPAKDLGAAMTTLLGAEPRTASSASSSSSSSSSSSSSSSSSSRGALKQEPDWSDSDLSSSLLPSQIATCAQTIMNLSGQPTPPTSPEPPGSSSPSSCSTRSPGPAAAAVAVAGSAPGVPPAGGGKERGGKKCVDRFSPEYRQRRERNNIAVRKSRDKAKRRNQEMQQKLLELSAENEKLHKKIEQLTRDLTSLRHFFKQLPSASFLQPGSGTDCR from the coding sequence ATGAGCGCCGCCGCTCTCTACACCCTGGACTCCCCGGCATGTTATAAGAGCTGGTGCCTGGAGCCCGCCAACTTCTACGACGCCAAGgtgggcagcggcggcgggccgggTCCCGCCTGCAAgccggggggccgcggcggcTGCGGGATGAGCggcgaggaggcggcggggggcggcctgGGGGGCAGCGGCACCAACCTGGCGGAGCTgagcgccgccgccccggccatGTACGAGGACGAGAGCGCCATCGACTTCAGCTCCTACATTGACTCCATGTCGGCCGTGCCCAACCTGGAGCTCTGCAACGACGAGCTCTTCGCCGACCTCTTCAACAGCAACCACAAGCCCGAGCGGGGCGGGGATTACGGCGAGTACTTGccgccgggcggcggggccggccgcgaCCCCGCCAAGGACCTCGGCGCTGCCATGACCACCCTGCTGGGCGCCGAGCCCCGCAccgcctcctccgcctcctcctcctcctcctcctcctcctcctcctcttcctcctcctcctcctcctcccgcggcGCCCTGAAGCAGGAGCCGGACTGGAGCGACAGCGACCTCTCCTCCTCGCTGCTGCCCTCGCAGATCGCCACCTGCGCCCAGACCATCATGAACCTGAGCGGGCAGCCCACGCCGCCCACCTCCCCCGAGCCgccgggcagcagctccccctccagctgcagcacccgctccccgggccccgccgccgccgccgtggccGTGGCCGGGTCGGCGCCGGGCGTcccgccggcgggcggcgggaagGAGCGCGGCGGCAAGAAGTGCGTGGACAGGTTTAGCCCCGAGTACCGGCAGCGCCGGGAGCGCAACAACATTGCCGTGCGCAAGAGCCGCGACAAGGCGAAGCGGCGCAACCAGGAGatgcagcagaagctgctggagcTCTCGGCCGAGAACGAGAAGCTGCACAAGAAGATCGAGCAGCTCACCCGGGACTTGACCAGCCTCCGGCACTTCTTCAAGCAGCTGCCCAGCGCCTCCTTCCTGCAGCCCGGCTCGGGCACCGACTGCCGGTAA
- the LOC141948395 gene encoding uncharacterized protein LOC141948395 isoform X2 has protein sequence MLPAPRVSLCVSALPRLRSLRWNTGSFTRRRAVKPGAGCPPGILAGRSGGGSLRYLYLLHTVCVDVSHFKNLCSLKSLSPKDSWSSDGVGVQLCQPEQSCSMPVMCYSKKETQFPARSPGPHWAPCRTAVKFSNPSVNVDLLGMETLCKPQYLPPVSHLNHITEGAALLTVSSGPADVFRARGQTCPPKPSDKSRPLEDAGHRNQPKSYRHR, from the exons ATGCTGCCTGCCCCACGCGTGTCTCTGTGTGTCAGCGCCCTCCCGAGGCTCCGCTCCCTCCGCTGGAACACGGGCAGCTTCACCCGGAGAAGGGCTGTAAAACCAGGGGCAGGGTGCCCGCCTGGAATTCTTGCAGGACGCTCCGGGGGGGGGTCTCTAAGGTACCTTTATCTGCTTCACACTGTCTGCGTGGACGTAAGCCACTTTAAAAATTTATG CTCGCTGAAGTCCTTATCCCCAAAGGACAGCTGGTCATCAGACGGTGTCGGCGTGCAACTGTGCCAGCCTGAACAGTCTTGTTCAATGCCCGTCATGTGTTACTCCAAAAAAGAGACGCAGTTCCCAGCCAGGTCACCCGGCCCCCACTGGGCACCCTGCCGTACGGCAGTGAAATTCTCGAATCCTTCAGTGAATGTCGACCTGCTGGGCATGGAAACCCTGTGTAAGCCCCAATATCTGCCACCCGTGTCACACCTAAACCACATCACGGAGGGTGCAGCTTTACTTACAGTGTCTTCAGGACCTGCAGATGTGTTCAGAGCTCGTGGTCAGACCTGTCCCCCAAAACCAAGCGACAAGAGCCGTCCCCTGGAAG